A stretch of Ciconia boyciana chromosome 18, ASM3463844v1, whole genome shotgun sequence DNA encodes these proteins:
- the TLR4 gene encoding toll-like receptor 4 — translation MPRRRALPLWTLVVLLQLVLVPSQLAGCLLNPCLEVIPNKAFRCMGLNVSGVPAEVPNTTQNLDLSFSNLKSLGSNYFSSVPELQLLDLTRCHLHTIEDNSFKDLHNLSTLILTANSLQYLGTAAFYGLPSLKKLVLVETDIASLTDLPIGHLHTLQELNLGHNNIASLKLPKYFTNLTSLRHLSFFSNKITYISKGDLDALREVNGLNLTLVLSLNDIKYIEPGSFAKIHLHELVLRSSFENFNAMHTSLQGLTGLQVNRLIVGEFNDKQKLIDFQSGLLSGLCQVQMQEFVLICFREFENNTDTLFNCIGNVSSIRLVDLRLEEVSEVPMFSQVKQLECKKCKFKEVPAVKLSLFKELRVLRITKSKHLNSFRQKFESLRNLEVIDLSENRLSFTGCCSPQFRKCPNLKHLNLSFNSDISVTGDFTNVKNLLYLDLQHTKLFGPGSYPVFLSLQKLIYLDISYTRTHVKSQCTFCGLNSLQVLKMAGNSFDNNKLANSFKNLSHLHTLDISSCKLVQVDQSTFDALSELKELNISNNKLLSFDPVVYKPLQALTALDFSNNQLSVLLDSGLEILPDSLILLDISQNLFECSCTYLNFLKWIKEKQELLQNKELMICHTPAYMKNVSLSSFDLSSCQLNASTMAVSVIMLLAAVVFVFLIYKYYFQLYYSLVLLSGCKHSAERGDSYDAFVIHSSKDHEWVMKELVEPLEGGTPPFQLCLYYRDFLPGVPIVTNIIQEGFLSSRNIIAVISTDFLESKWCSFEFDIAQSWQLIEGKAGIIMIVLEEVNKALLRQRLGLSRYLRRNTYLEWKNKEINRHIFWRQLTGILLEGKKWNHEEVKVM, via the exons ATGCCCAGGAGAAGAGCTCTTCCTCTGTGGACACTcgtggtgctgctgcagctggtgctCGTCCCATCACAGCTGGCAGGCTGCCTCCTCAATCCCTGTTTGGAG GTCATCCCTAACAAAGCTTTCAGATGCATGGGACTGAATGTCTCTGGAGTTCCTGCTGAAGTCCCAAATACCACCCAGAATTTGGATCTCAGTTTCAGCAATCTGAAATCACTGGggtcaaattatttttcatcagtCCCTGAACTGCAGCTTCTGGATCTTACAAG GTGCCACCTCCATACAATAGAAGATAATTCTTTTAAAGATCTTCATAATCTTTCCACCTTAATTTTAACTGCCAATTCCCTCCAATACCTGGGGACAGCAGCTTTCTATGGCTTACCATCTCTGAAAAAACTAGTGTTGGTGGAAACCGACATAGCCTCTCTGACTGACCTACCCATTGGACACTTGCATACCCTGCAGGAGCTGAATTTGGGCCACAACAACATTGCTTCATTGAAGCTTCCCAAGTATTTCACCAACCTGACCTCTCTCAGGCACCTGAGCTTTTTCTCCAATAAGATCACGTATATCTCCAAAGGAGACCTTGATGCCCTGAGGGAAGTGAACGGGCTCAACCTCACACTGGTGCTTTCCTTGAATGATATAAAATACATAGAGCCAGGGTCCTTTGCAAAGATTCACCTTCATGAGCTGGTTCTAAGGTCCTCTTTTGAGAACTTCAATGCGATGCACACTTCTCTTCAAGGCCTGACTGGTTTACAGGTCAACAGACTAATAGTTGGAGAATTCAACGACAAACAGAAACTGATAGACTTTCAGAGCGGACTCTTGAGTGGACTGTGTCAGGTACAAATGCAAGAGTTTGTCTTAATCTGTTTCAGGGAATTTGAGAATAACACAGACACTCTTTTTAACTGCATAGGCAATGTCTCCAGTATTCGGTTGGTGGACCTTCGACTTGAGGAGGTGTCAGAGGTTCCTATGTTCTCTCAAGTGAAACAGCTGGAATGTAAGAAATGCAAGTTTAAGGAAGTGCCTGCTGTGAAGCTGTCTCTTTTCAAGGAGCTGAGAGTGCTTCGTATTACCAAGAGCAAACACCTCAATAGCTTCCGGCAGAAGTTTGAGAGTCTAAGGAACCTGGAGGTCATAGATTTGAGTGAGAATCGCCTCTCCTTCACTGGCTGCTGTTCCCCTCAGTTTCGCAAGTGTCCAAATTTGAAACACTTGAACCTAAGCTTCAATTCTGACATCAGCGTGACTGGAGATTTCACTAATGTGAAGAATTTATTATATTTGGACCTTCAGCACACAAAGTTATTTGGTCCCGGCTCCTACCCTGTCTTTCTATCCCTTCAGAAACTCATTTACCTTGATATTTCCTATACCAGAACTCATGTTAAATCCCAGTGTACATTTTGTGGCTTGAACTCTTTGCAAGTGCTCAAGATGGCAGGCAACTCCTTTGACAACAATAAATTGGCCAACAGCTTCAAAAACCTAAGTCACCTCCACACCTTGGATATTTCAAGTTGCAAATTAGTACAGGTGGATCAAAGTACATTTGATGCCCTCTCTGAACTAAAAGAGCTAAACATCAGCAACAATAAGCTACTGAGCTTTGATCCTGTGGTCTACAAGCCTCTCCAAGCCCTCACAGCCCTGGATTTCAGCAACAACCAGCTGAGTGTTCTGTTGGACTCAGGCCTGGAAATCCTGCCTGATAGTCTGATCCTGTTAGACATCTCTCAAAACCTGTTTGAATGCTCTTGCACATATCTGAACTTTCTGAAATGGatcaaggaaaagcaggagctACTGCAGAACAAGGAGTTGATGATATGCCACACACCTGCATACATGAAGAACGTAAGCCTGTCAAGTTTTGATCTGTCCTCCTGCCAACTCAATGCAAGCACAATGGCAGTCTCAGTGATCATGTTGCTTGCTGCAGTGGTGTTCGTCTTCCTGATTTACAAGTACTACTTCCAGCTATACTACTCATTGGTGCTGCTCAGTGGGTGTAAACACTCTGCAGAAAGGGGTGACAGCTATGATGCATTTGTTATCCACTCCAGCAAAGACCATGAATGGGTGATGAAAGAGCTGGTGGAACCCTTAGAAGGAGGAACACCTCCCTTCCAGCTTTGTCTTTACTACAGGGATTTCCTACCAGGGGTACCCATTGTCACCAATATAATCCAAGAAGGTTTTCTGAGTAGCAGAAATATCATCGCAGTCATCTCTACCGACTTTCTGGAGAGCAAGTGGTGTAGCTTTGAGTTTGACATTGCCCAGTCCTGGCAGCTTATTGAAGGAAAGGCTGGAATCATCATGATTGTACTAGAAGAAGTGAATAAGGCCTTGCTGaggcagaggctggggctgtcccGATACCTGAGGAGGAACACCTATCTGGAGtggaaaaacaaggaaataaacagGCACATCTTCTGGAGGCAGCTGACAGGAATCCTGCTAGAAGGCAAAAAATGGAATCACGAGGAGGTAAAGGTCatgtga